A genomic window from Thiohalophilus sp. includes:
- a CDS encoding ABC transporter permease has translation MSEPRQQRSYAVQVMREVFTKWAARIGLAWIGLLVFVAVFAPLLANSHPLLLREQGTLASPLLRYLGAADVTLLIIFFSAVALGFITRIRLRIRFGILLLIALVATVLCNALVSPPKLSVYEEYRDKQRAGAYDWVISAPIPYSPKDYLRDAGDTGLEAPLSASERQHWFGTDENGADVLSRMIHASRIALGIGFVATGIAMIIGTLIGGLMGYFSGIYDMLGMRLVEIFEAIPVLFLLLTFVAFFGRNLYVMMIIIGITSWTGFARYVRAEFLKLRQQEFVQSAIACGLPLYSILFRHILPNGMAPVLVAASFGVASAILAEATLSFLGLGLVDDPSWGQMLNQAVQAATFNWWMAAFPGGAIFLTVFAYNLIGESMRDAIDPHLKKSAR, from the coding sequence ATGAGTGAGCCAAGACAACAACGCAGTTATGCGGTCCAGGTTATGCGCGAGGTGTTTACCAAATGGGCCGCGCGTATCGGCCTGGCCTGGATCGGCTTGCTGGTGTTCGTGGCCGTGTTTGCGCCCCTGCTGGCCAACAGCCATCCCCTGCTGTTGAGGGAGCAGGGAACGCTGGCCAGTCCCCTGTTGCGCTATCTTGGCGCGGCCGATGTGACTTTGTTGATTATTTTTTTCAGCGCCGTGGCCCTCGGGTTTATTACCAGAATCCGTTTGCGGATCCGGTTTGGCATATTATTGCTGATCGCGCTGGTTGCCACGGTGCTGTGCAACGCGCTGGTTTCCCCGCCGAAACTGAGTGTCTACGAGGAATACCGGGACAAGCAGCGGGCCGGCGCCTATGACTGGGTGATCAGCGCGCCGATTCCCTATTCACCCAAGGATTATCTGCGCGACGCCGGGGATACCGGCCTGGAAGCGCCGCTGAGCGCGAGCGAACGCCAACACTGGTTCGGCACCGATGAAAACGGTGCCGATGTGTTGAGCCGCATGATCCATGCCTCGCGTATCGCGCTGGGGATCGGTTTTGTCGCCACCGGAATTGCCATGATCATCGGCACCCTGATCGGCGGGCTGATGGGGTATTTCTCCGGCATTTACGACATGCTGGGCATGCGGCTGGTGGAAATCTTCGAGGCGATCCCGGTTCTGTTTTTACTCTTGACCTTCGTCGCTTTTTTCGGCCGCAACCTCTACGTGATGATGATCATCATCGGCATCACAAGCTGGACCGGTTTTGCCCGCTATGTGCGGGCGGAGTTTCTCAAGCTGCGGCAACAGGAATTCGTCCAGTCGGCAATTGCCTGCGGACTGCCGCTGTATTCGATTCTGTTTCGGCATATTCTGCCCAACGGCATGGCGCCGGTGCTGGTGGCAGCCTCCTTCGGGGTGGCCTCCGCGATCCTGGCCGAGGCCACGTTGAGTTTTCTCGGCCTGGGGCTGGTGGATGATCCCTCCTGGGGACAGATGCTGAACCAGGCGGTACAGGCGGCCACCTTCAACTGGTGGATGGCGGCCTTCCCCGGCGGGGCCATTTTCCTGACGGTGTTTGCCTACAACCTGATCGGGGAATCCATGCGCGATGCCATCGATCCCCATCTGAAAAAGTCCGCCCGGTGA
- the rnhA gene encoding ribonuclease HI, whose translation MSQIVEAFTDGACRGNPGPGGWGVLLRYNGHEKRLHGGEPQTTNNRMELMAAIQALESLSRACEVHLTTDSTYVQKGISEWLANWKARGWKTASKKPVKNVDLWQRLDAAVQKHPKVHWHWVKGHSGHDENEIADQLANLGIDELPSNSSMGRGTRDEGRG comes from the coding sequence TTGAGTCAGATCGTTGAAGCCTTTACCGACGGTGCCTGCCGCGGCAATCCCGGTCCCGGTGGCTGGGGGGTGCTGCTGCGCTATAACGGCCATGAAAAACGGCTGCACGGCGGTGAGCCGCAGACCACTAACAACCGGATGGAACTGATGGCCGCCATCCAGGCGCTGGAGAGCCTCTCCCGGGCCTGCGAAGTGCACCTGACCACCGACTCGACCTATGTGCAAAAAGGCATCAGCGAATGGCTGGCCAACTGGAAGGCACGCGGCTGGAAAACCGCGTCCAAAAAACCGGTCAAAAACGTGGACCTCTGGCAACGCCTGGACGCCGCGGTGCAAAAGCATCCGAAGGTACACTGGCACTGGGTCAAGGGCCACAGCGGCCATGACGAGAACGAGATCGCCGATCAACTCGCCAATCTCGGGATCGATGAGTTGCCCAGCAACTCATCGATGGGACGAGGGACGAGGGACGAGGGACGAGGCTGA
- a CDS encoding LysM peptidoglycan-binding domain-containing protein, which translates to MTRILIVVLLTATLSGCALPSSSPSENPVEPVEKTPEQVATVVGDAPFPLLMRDETIVSQLSNEPAPPPDIWRRIRAGFDLPDIDHARVEQQLSWYARNPEYMQRVAQRARPYLYYIVETLEQYNLPLEIALLPIVESAFQPFAYSHGRASGIWQFIPSTGRLYGLKQNWWYDGRRDIYASTEAAAKFLKRMHDYYDGDWMHALASYNSGLGNVNRAIRRNQVRNRPTDFFSLNLPRETEAYVPKLLALKKLIEAPQEYGLTIDPIPDEAYFARVDIQGQIDLARAAELADLDLDELYRLNPGYNRWATAPDGPHYLLLPKDSVATFEKRLAGLDRHQMVTWQRYRIRQGDTLSGIAARYNTSINTIKRINQLRGTLLREGQSLMIPVASQQPENYRLSQTQRTQRLQNRPRQGNKITHVVRPGDTFWELAQRHSVSVRALAAWNAMAPGDPLKPGQSLIIWSRRSDQAALNPDQIALPAQRSLTKRIGYRVRRGDSLARISQKFRVSIGQLRKWNNLPVGKYLQPGQRLTLYVDVMQTSS; encoded by the coding sequence ATGACGCGCATACTGATCGTTGTTCTGCTGACGGCGACCCTGAGTGGCTGCGCTCTGCCCTCATCTTCCCCCTCTGAAAACCCCGTCGAACCCGTCGAGAAGACACCGGAACAGGTCGCGACGGTGGTGGGGGATGCGCCGTTTCCGCTTTTGATGCGCGACGAGACGATCGTCTCCCAACTGTCGAACGAGCCGGCGCCGCCCCCGGACATCTGGCGACGGATTCGGGCCGGATTTGACCTGCCGGACATCGACCACGCACGCGTCGAGCAACAACTCAGCTGGTATGCCCGTAATCCCGAATACATGCAGCGGGTTGCACAACGGGCCCGGCCCTATCTGTACTATATTGTCGAAACCCTCGAGCAGTACAATCTGCCGCTGGAGATCGCCCTGCTGCCGATCGTCGAAAGTGCCTTTCAACCGTTTGCCTACTCCCATGGGCGGGCGTCGGGTATCTGGCAATTTATTCCTTCGACCGGACGGCTCTATGGACTGAAACAGAACTGGTGGTACGACGGTCGCCGCGATATTTATGCCTCCACCGAAGCAGCCGCCAAATTTCTCAAGCGCATGCATGATTATTACGACGGTGACTGGATGCACGCCCTGGCCTCCTATAACTCCGGCCTCGGTAATGTGAATCGCGCCATTCGCCGCAACCAGGTCCGCAATCGCCCGACCGATTTTTTCTCACTGAATCTGCCGCGTGAGACTGAAGCCTATGTGCCCAAACTGCTGGCATTGAAAAAACTGATCGAGGCACCACAGGAATACGGTCTCACGATCGATCCGATTCCCGATGAAGCCTATTTTGCCCGGGTCGACATTCAGGGGCAGATCGATCTAGCCAGGGCCGCTGAGCTGGCCGATCTCGATCTGGATGAACTCTATCGACTCAATCCCGGTTACAACCGCTGGGCCACGGCGCCCGACGGACCGCATTACCTGCTCTTGCCCAAAGACTCGGTCGCAACCTTTGAAAAGCGACTGGCCGGGCTGGACCGTCACCAGATGGTCACCTGGCAACGCTACCGCATACGCCAGGGCGACACTCTGAGTGGGATTGCCGCGCGTTATAACACCAGCATCAATACCATCAAACGCATCAACCAGCTGCGCGGCACCCTGCTGCGCGAGGGGCAGAGCCTGATGATCCCGGTAGCCAGCCAGCAACCGGAAAATTATCGACTCAGTCAGACCCAGCGCACCCAGCGGTTGCAAAACCGACCGCGCCAGGGCAACAAGATCACCCATGTGGTGCGCCCCGGCGATACGTTCTGGGAGCTGGCGCAACGCCACAGCGTCAGCGTTCGGGCCCTGGCCGCCTGGAACGCCATGGCCCCCGGCGACCCGCTCAAACCGGGACAAAGCCTGATCATCTGGTCACGCCGCAGCGATCAGGCCGCGCTGAATCCGGATCAGATCGCTTTGCCAGCCCAACGCAGCCTGACCAAGCGAATCGGCTACCGCGTACGCCGGGGCGACTCTCTGGCGCGTATCTCGCAAAAATTCCGCGTCAGCATCGGCCAGTTGCGCAAATGGAACAACCTGCCGGTCGGCAAATACCTGCAACCGGGGCAACGGCTGACCCTGTATGTCGATGTCATGCAGACATCCAGCTAA
- a CDS encoding STAS domain-containing protein yields the protein MTVSSQFTDDGKTLIIQVEGDFDYNLHKAFRDVFEPDEQVQCYVVDLSRTEQMDSAALGLLLWLREQAGGERAQVTLQGASKRVRQILELSRFERLFNLK from the coding sequence ATGACGGTCAGTTCCCAGTTCACTGATGATGGCAAGACACTGATTATTCAGGTTGAGGGAGACTTCGACTATAACCTGCACAAGGCGTTCAGAGACGTTTTTGAACCCGATGAGCAGGTACAGTGCTACGTGGTGGATCTAAGCCGCACCGAACAGATGGACAGCGCGGCGCTGGGGTTGTTGCTCTGGCTGCGAGAACAGGCTGGTGGTGAGAGGGCGCAGGTGACCCTGCAGGGAGCATCGAAACGTGTGCGCCAGATTCTGGAACTGTCTCGGTTTGAGCGTCTGTTTAACCTGAAGTGA
- a CDS encoding class I SAM-dependent methyltransferase has product MKLRRQKSGLRRFHRCSGGERMGPRLEQWYTTRLGCLLAEQEQQQLDTELVNLFGYHLLHMGSPAEAAMLRTSRVNHRMRTRLDPDSRAAGRDERVLCLEPTALPFSPDTLDVVVLSHVLEFSNDPHTVLREVERSLIPEGHVVILGFNPVSLWGLIRLFRGGKGQLPWCGHFMTLTRLKDWLALLGFDVVQQRRYCYRPPWQRPRLMQKLMFMERLGQRLWPFFGGGFLLVARKRVTTLTPIRPRWRARRRIAVSGLAKPLNNERQHKGARFESDR; this is encoded by the coding sequence ATGAAGCTACGTCGTCAAAAAAGCGGGCTGCGCCGATTCCACCGTTGTTCGGGCGGGGAACGGATGGGGCCACGGCTCGAGCAATGGTATACCACCCGTCTGGGGTGCTTGCTGGCCGAGCAGGAGCAACAGCAGCTGGATACGGAGCTGGTGAATCTGTTCGGCTATCATCTGCTGCATATGGGCAGCCCCGCGGAGGCGGCGATGTTGCGCACCAGCCGGGTCAATCACCGTATGCGCACCCGGCTCGATCCCGACAGCCGCGCGGCGGGCCGGGACGAGCGGGTATTGTGTCTTGAGCCGACGGCCCTGCCGTTCAGCCCCGATACCCTGGATGTGGTGGTGTTATCCCATGTGCTGGAGTTTTCGAACGATCCGCACACCGTCTTGCGGGAAGTGGAGCGTAGCCTGATTCCCGAAGGACATGTGGTCATTCTGGGCTTCAATCCCGTCAGCCTGTGGGGACTGATCCGGCTGTTTCGCGGCGGCAAAGGCCAGCTGCCCTGGTGTGGCCATTTTATGACCCTGACCCGGCTCAAGGACTGGTTGGCCCTGCTGGGTTTCGATGTGGTGCAACAGCGTCGCTATTGCTACCGGCCCCCCTGGCAGCGGCCCCGGTTGATGCAAAAGCTGATGTTTATGGAGCGGCTCGGGCAACGCCTGTGGCCCTTTTTCGGCGGCGGCTTTCTGCTGGTGGCGCGCAAGCGGGTCACAACCCTGACCCCGATCCGCCCGCGCTGGCGGGCGCGGCGGCGCATCGCCGTCAGCGGTCTGGCCAAGCCGCTGAATAATGAAAGACAACACAAAGGAGCCCGTTTTGAGTCAGATCGTTGA
- the crp gene encoding cAMP-activated global transcriptional regulator CRP: MTIVLDDDQQTEACEIDPRSMAQFLEHCTHYSLPKKSVVVRAGDPGDTLYYIIEGSVSVMLEDSGEDGHEIVLAYLNSGDFIGEMGLFYRTKNRTALVRTRTPCKLARISYDELNRLFENELRDAQPDILKAVGLQLSQRLITTNRKVSQLAFMDVTGRIARTLLDMCAHPEAMSHPAGTQIHVSRQELARIVGCSREMAGRVLKSLAEQKIIEVQGMDIVVYHER, from the coding sequence ATGACGATTGTGTTGGATGATGATCAGCAGACGGAGGCCTGTGAGATCGATCCCCGCTCCATGGCGCAGTTTCTGGAACACTGCACGCACTACAGCCTGCCGAAAAAAAGCGTCGTGGTTCGTGCCGGCGATCCGGGCGACACGCTCTACTACATTATCGAAGGCTCGGTGAGCGTCATGCTGGAAGACAGCGGGGAAGATGGCCACGAAATCGTACTCGCCTATCTCAACAGCGGAGATTTTATCGGCGAGATGGGGCTATTCTATCGCACCAAGAATCGCACGGCGCTGGTGCGCACCCGTACACCCTGCAAGCTGGCCCGCATCAGCTACGATGAGCTAAACCGGCTGTTCGAAAACGAGCTTCGGGATGCCCAGCCCGACATTCTCAAGGCCGTGGGTTTGCAGCTGTCACAACGGCTGATCACCACCAATCGAAAAGTCAGCCAGCTGGCCTTTATGGACGTTACTGGACGCATTGCACGCACACTACTGGACATGTGTGCCCACCCGGAAGCCATGTCCCATCCGGCGGGGACCCAGATCCACGTCTCACGCCAGGAGCTGGCCCGGATTGTGGGATGTTCGCGCGAAATGGCTGGCCGGGTACTGAAAAGCCTGGCCGAGCAAAAAATAATCGAAGTGCAGGGAATGGATATCGTGGTTTATCACGAGCGCTGA
- a CDS encoding dipeptide ABC transporter ATP-binding protein, whose product MSRLLKVDGLHTWLRSGDEMIRAVDDVSFEINKGETFCLVGESGSGKSVTALSIIQLLPPDISEHPGGRVLFEYRHNNGQTEQVDMLRLDPARTLNIRGSRIAMIFQEPMTSLNPVFSVGDQIIEALLLHNPDMDETEARNRAITALEQVKIPHAAERIDDYPHRLSGGQRQRVMIAMAMACEPDLLIADEPTTALDVTVQAEILRLMKDLQQRRGTAILFITHDFGVVSQMADRLAVMQTGKIVESGPLQQMINQPRHPYTRKLLAALPENLPREVITHDSEHSKSSDILLDLQQVEVHFPVKKGLLRRTVDYVRAVDGIDLRIPKGQILALVGESGCGKSTLGRAILRLTDPTAGRIHFDGREITSLPRRALQPLRREMQIIFQDPMSSLNPRLSIAATLTEPMKVHGIGESKEERLELAKQILERVHLKGDYVWRFPHEFSGGQRQRIGIARALALNPRFIVCDEVTSALDVSVQAEILQMLLELRRERDLTLLFITHNIGVVEYVSDEMLVMNEGRIVERGPTDRISREPQHEYTRKLLSAVPRVQFSR is encoded by the coding sequence GTGAGCCGATTACTCAAAGTGGACGGATTGCATACCTGGTTGCGTAGCGGCGACGAGATGATCCGCGCGGTGGATGATGTCAGTTTCGAGATCAACAAGGGGGAAACCTTTTGCCTGGTCGGCGAATCGGGCAGCGGCAAGTCGGTGACCGCGCTGTCGATTATCCAGTTGTTACCGCCGGATATCAGCGAGCATCCGGGGGGCCGGGTGCTGTTCGAGTATCGGCATAACAACGGCCAGACCGAGCAGGTGGATATGCTCCGGCTTGATCCGGCCAGGACACTGAATATCCGCGGCTCGCGCATCGCGATGATTTTCCAGGAGCCGATGACCTCGCTGAACCCGGTGTTCTCGGTCGGCGATCAGATCATCGAAGCCTTACTGCTGCACAACCCGGACATGGATGAGACCGAGGCGCGCAACCGGGCGATCACCGCGCTGGAGCAGGTCAAGATTCCCCACGCCGCCGAGCGCATCGATGATTATCCGCATCGTCTTTCCGGCGGCCAGCGCCAGCGGGTGATGATCGCCATGGCCATGGCCTGTGAACCCGATTTGCTGATCGCCGATGAGCCGACCACGGCCCTGGATGTCACCGTGCAGGCCGAGATACTGCGCCTGATGAAGGATCTGCAACAGCGGCGCGGCACGGCCATTTTGTTTATCACCCATGACTTCGGGGTGGTCTCGCAAATGGCCGATCGGCTGGCGGTCATGCAAACCGGCAAGATTGTCGAATCGGGTCCCCTGCAGCAGATGATCAACCAGCCCCGGCATCCCTATACCCGCAAGCTGCTGGCGGCGCTGCCGGAGAATTTGCCGCGCGAGGTGATTACCCACGACAGCGAACACAGCAAGTCGAGCGACATCCTGCTCGATCTGCAGCAGGTGGAAGTCCATTTTCCCGTCAAGAAGGGACTGTTGCGGCGGACCGTCGATTACGTCAGGGCGGTCGACGGGATCGATCTGCGCATACCCAAAGGCCAGATTCTGGCGCTGGTGGGGGAGTCCGGTTGCGGCAAAAGCACCCTGGGACGGGCCATTCTGCGCCTGACCGATCCCACCGCCGGTCGGATCCATTTCGACGGCCGCGAGATTACCTCGCTCCCGCGCAGGGCGCTGCAACCGTTGCGACGGGAAATGCAGATCATTTTTCAGGACCCCATGTCGTCGCTCAATCCGCGTCTGAGCATCGCGGCGACGTTGACCGAGCCGATGAAGGTGCACGGCATCGGTGAGTCAAAGGAGGAGCGTCTGGAGCTGGCCAAACAGATCCTGGAACGGGTGCATCTCAAGGGCGATTATGTGTGGCGCTTTCCGCATGAATTCTCCGGCGGCCAGCGTCAGCGTATCGGCATCGCCCGCGCCCTGGCGCTCAATCCGCGTTTCATCGTTTGTGATGAAGTGACCAGCGCGCTGGATGTATCGGTGCAGGCCGAGATCCTGCAAATGTTGCTGGAATTGCGCCGGGAACGGGATCTGACCTTACTGTTTATCACCCATAATATCGGCGTGGTGGAGTATGTCAGCGACGAGATGCTGGTGATGAACGAGGGGCGAATCGTGGAACGCGGTCCCACCGATCGCATCAGCCGCGAGCCGCAACACGAATACACCCGAAAATTGCTCTCGGCGGTACCGCGGGTTCAGTTCAGCCGCTGA
- the dnaQ gene encoding DNA polymerase III subunit epsilon, producing MRQIVLDTETTGLEPAQGHRIIEIGCVELVNRRLTNNRYHQYINPEREIDEGAVEVHGITSEFLADKPRFVEVAEDFVNFIRGAELIIHNAPFDVGFINHELRRLEAGSQPVDDFCRVIDTLVMARQLHPGQKNNLDALCKRYSIDNSSRELHGALLDAEILAEVYLAMTGGQVTLSLEGRGASEATGRPETRRPLAADRPPLKILHASEDELRAHQARLDTIDGASDGQCLWRRLEP from the coding sequence ATGAGGCAGATCGTCCTCGACACCGAAACCACCGGCCTGGAGCCGGCCCAGGGCCACCGGATCATCGAGATCGGGTGTGTCGAGCTGGTCAACCGGCGTTTGACCAATAACCGGTATCACCAGTACATCAACCCCGAGCGGGAGATCGACGAGGGGGCGGTTGAGGTACACGGTATCACCAGCGAGTTTCTGGCTGACAAACCCCGCTTTGTCGAAGTGGCCGAGGATTTTGTCAATTTCATCCGCGGTGCCGAGCTGATTATCCACAATGCGCCGTTCGATGTCGGGTTTATCAACCACGAACTCAGGCGCCTGGAGGCGGGGAGCCAGCCGGTCGACGATTTCTGCCGGGTGATCGATACCCTGGTGATGGCGCGCCAGCTGCACCCGGGGCAGAAAAACAACCTCGACGCCCTGTGCAAGCGTTATTCCATCGATAATTCCTCGCGTGAACTGCACGGCGCGCTGCTCGACGCCGAGATCCTGGCGGAAGTCTATCTGGCCATGACCGGCGGGCAGGTGACCCTTTCCCTGGAGGGGCGGGGTGCCAGCGAGGCAACCGGACGGCCCGAAACACGTCGTCCCCTGGCGGCAGATCGCCCGCCTCTGAAAATCCTGCACGCCAGCGAGGACGAGTTGCGCGCCCATCAGGCCCGCCTGGACACCATCGACGGGGCCAGTGACGGCCAGTGTCTGTGGCGCCGCCTTGAGCCGTAA
- a CDS encoding ABC transporter permease: MHTYILRRLLLMIPTLLGITLVVFAVMAAAPGGISAQSLVEGQNLEPEVKKAMEEYYNRLYGLDQPAPVQYLRWLNNISPIGFTFDQDNRVDGFSLTKGVELGTSFRYGRPVADLIEERLPITLLLNILSIPLIYVVAIAIGVHAATQRGKAFDVGSGVTLLGLWSVPTMLAGVLLIGFFASDQYWHWFPTGGLNRREALDMPFMPHWRSFGDLLLLFVAMALSMALFIMLSLRGASRWRTGLMAALGALLGAVMAGALPGETAWLTVMLISAVLAACLGLIGYTDYAALRTTLLGILGAGIGAGIAVYFMQGEFIRGFLLDRLWHLILPVLCLSYGGFAFLAKLTRSAVLENLLSDYARTARAKGVPEKQVLWRHVFRNSLLPLITVAAALLPSLLGGSIIVEALFSIDGMGKLAVEAVQTRDRELVLSITLIGALLSLLGYLLADLCYAIADPRVSYE; the protein is encoded by the coding sequence ATGCATACCTACATACTTCGCCGCCTGCTGTTGATGATCCCGACCCTGCTCGGGATCACCCTCGTGGTGTTCGCCGTCATGGCCGCGGCACCGGGGGGCATCAGTGCCCAGAGCCTGGTGGAAGGGCAGAACCTGGAGCCGGAAGTCAAAAAGGCGATGGAGGAGTACTATAATCGCCTCTATGGACTGGATCAGCCGGCACCGGTGCAATATCTGCGCTGGCTGAACAATATCTCGCCGATCGGTTTTACCTTCGATCAGGACAACCGGGTGGACGGTTTTTCACTGACCAAGGGGGTCGAGCTGGGCACCAGCTTTCGCTATGGGCGCCCGGTCGCGGATCTGATCGAGGAGCGGTTGCCGATTACCTTGCTGCTGAACATTCTTTCCATTCCGCTAATCTACGTGGTGGCGATCGCCATCGGGGTGCATGCCGCCACCCAGCGCGGCAAGGCCTTTGATGTCGGCTCGGGCGTGACTCTGCTGGGTCTGTGGTCGGTGCCGACCATGCTGGCGGGGGTGTTGCTGATCGGCTTTTTTGCCAGCGATCAGTACTGGCACTGGTTTCCCACCGGCGGACTGAATCGGCGCGAGGCACTGGACATGCCGTTCATGCCTCACTGGCGTTCCTTCGGTGATCTCCTGCTGCTGTTTGTGGCCATGGCGTTATCCATGGCGCTGTTCATTATGCTGAGCCTGCGTGGCGCAAGCCGCTGGCGCACCGGGTTGATGGCGGCACTGGGCGCGCTGCTGGGGGCGGTGATGGCCGGCGCCTTGCCCGGCGAGACAGCGTGGCTGACCGTGATGCTGATCAGCGCGGTGCTGGCGGCCTGTCTCGGGTTGATCGGCTATACCGACTACGCTGCCCTGCGTACCACCCTGCTGGGGATTCTCGGTGCGGGGATCGGGGCGGGCATTGCCGTCTATTTCATGCAGGGCGAGTTTATCCGCGGTTTCCTGCTGGATCGACTCTGGCATCTGATCCTGCCGGTGTTGTGTCTGTCCTACGGCGGCTTTGCCTTTCTGGCAAAACTGACACGCAGCGCGGTGCTGGAGAATCTGTTGTCCGATTATGCGCGCACCGCCCGGGCCAAAGGGGTGCCCGAGAAACAGGTACTGTGGCGACACGTTTTTCGCAACAGTCTGCTGCCCCTGATCACGGTGGCGGCCGCCTTGCTGCCCAGCCTGCTGGGCGGGTCCATTATTGTCGAAGCCCTGTTCAGTATCGACGGGATGGGCAAGCTGGCCGTCGAAGCGGTCCAGACGCGGGATCGTGAACTGGTGCTGTCCATTACCCTGATCGGGGCGCTGTTATCCCTGCTGGGCTATTTGCTGGCCGATCTCTGTTATGCGATTGCCGATCCGCGGGTCAGTTATGAGTGA